Proteins from one Rhizoctonia solani chromosome 5, complete sequence genomic window:
- a CDS encoding cytochrome P450 family protein — translation MTTPIPHPTGIPWLGNLNSIDFELPVKSTELLARKYGEIFSLKILGEKVVFISSVRLAQEVLDESRFHKHIESTLEELRILGRDALFTARHDEPNWGIAHHILMPAFGPLSIKGMFNDMVDVASQLVLKWERFGPNYMIDPTDDFTRLTFDTIALCAFNYRLNSFYTQGEHPFVKAMSEFLTESGTRTLKPGTVKALSFGANAKYAENMKIMSSLATEIIEDRKKNPIEKKDLLNAMLLGRDPQTGQGLSEENINAQMLTFLIAGHETTSGMLSFAMGHITKHPEVYAKVRQEVDIVVGQGPIKPEHLSKLTYVNAVLRETLRVTPSISEFAVSCDKDQIIGDGKYLIKAGTTVAVAASNIGKDPAVWGEDAEKFNPDRMLDGKFEALPPKAWVPFGSGARGCIGRPFAWQEALIVIATIFQKFDFVAGDPTYNLQLKQTLTLKPKNFTLRAIPLSGPFHSPGHSTKGRAVNIGQNDSGSGVPLYVLYGSNTGSCEGFAQQISSGAVAKGFRAVIGTLDSITNNIPTDGPVVIVTASFEGEPADNAAHFVQALSSTADVLDLQGVSYAVFGAGNRDWVHTYQRVPRLVDEVLGKKGAKRLLELGEADASGDRFSESFDEWEQKLWGILSKEYNVESKGLNAAGIDIKFLGTPNNRAVTLRQPDSRLGLVLENKLLTAPKAAAKRHIEFELPEGMTYRAGDYLAILPLNPPEYVRRVLSRFKVSSEQQIVINAAGPTTLPSGKQVSLAEVLAGFIEIGQPATKRNISTLLEFAKDPSDRSALELMLSDSPRVQSKSMLDLLEKYQAIDMPLGTFIASLPSMRLRQYSISSSPLLNPSRVTLTVSVVSHGQFLGVASNFIANLRKGDRVQMAVRTSAKAFHPPADPSVPMVMFAAGSGIAPFRGFIEERAAQAQAGRKVGKSVLFFGCRSPDEDYLYGQAELKEWSELGVVDVRPAFSRAMEKSGGNKYVQNRVWADRKIVREAFNSDAKFYTCGGSNVASGIREVCIRIIAENKCDESEAEEYFKQIQNERYATDVFG, via the exons ATGACTACACCCATTCCCCACCCAACTGGTATTCCATGGCTTGGGAATCTCAACTCGATCGATT TCGAGCTACCCGTCAAGTCGACTGAGCTTCTGGCAAGGAAATATGGCGAAATATTTAGTCTTAAAATCTTGG GAGAAAAGGTTGTCTTCATCTCCTCTGTAAGACTCGCACAAGAGGTTCTCGACGAGAGTCGATTCCACAAGCACATTGAGAGCACACTTGAAGAATTACGAATCCTGGGTAGAGACGCACTATTCACCGCGCGTCATGATGAGCCCAATTGGGGAATCGCTC ACCATATCTTGATGCCTGCCTTTGGACCTTTATCAATCAAAGGAATGTTCAACGATATGGTTGATGTGGCTTCTCAGCTTGTACTCAAGTGGGAACGATTTGGCCCAAACTATATGATTGATCCTACAGATGACTTTACACGATTAACCTTTGATACTAT TGCACTGTGCGCCTTCAACTACCGTCTGAATTCATTCTACACACAGGGAGAACACCCATTCGTGAAGGCTATGAGTGAATTCCTGACCGAGAGCGGAACGCGGACACTTAAACCAGGTACAGTAAAAGCACTGTCTTTCGGGGCCAATGCCAAATATGCCGAGAACATGAAGATCATGAGTAGC CTTGCGACCGAGATTATCGAAGATCGGAAGAAAAATCCAATCGAAAAGAAGGATCTACTGAATGCAATGCTATTAGGACGAGACCCACAAACCG GTCAAGGGCTGAGCGAAGAAAATATCAATGCTCAAATGCTCACGTTCCTAATCGCTGGGCACGAGACTACGTCCGGAATGTTGTCGTTTGCCATGGGACATATCACAAAGCACCCAGAAGTATACGCCAAGGTTCGTCAAGAGGTGGATATAGTTGTAGGACAAGGACCTATCAAGCCGGAACATCTTAGCAAGCTAACCTATGTTAATG CTGTGCTTCGGGAGACACTGCGCGTAACGCCCAGTATTTCCGAATTTGCCGTTTCTTGTGATAAAGATCAAATTATTGGCGACGGCAAATACCTGATTAAAGCCGGAACTACCGTAGCTGTCGCCGCGAGCAACATCGGAAAGGATCCTGCGGTTTGGGGCGAGGAT GCGGAGAAGTTTAACCCCGACAGAATGCTAGACGGCAAATTCGAGGCACTCCCC CCTAAAGCATGGGTTCCATTCGGTAGCGGTGCTCGTGGCTGTATT GGACGGCCTTTTGCATGGCAAGAGGCTCTAATAGTAATTGCTACTATTTTCCAAAAATTCGACTTCGTTGCTGGCGACCCTACATACAACTTGCAACTAAAGCAGACATTGACTTTGAAGCCAAAGAATTTCACTCTCCGGGCCATTCCACTCTCCGGGCCATTCCACTCTCCGGGCCATTCCACGAAAGGACGCGCCGTC AATATTGGTCAGAATGACAGCGGTAGTGGTGTACCTCTATACGTGCTATATGGTAGCAATACCGGGTCATGCGAAGGCTTTGCTCAGCAAATTTCTTCTGGGGCAGTGGCGAAAG GATTTCGCGCAGTTATTGGGACGCTCGACAGTATAACAAATAACATCCCTACCGACGGCCCTGTGGTGATTGTAACCGCATCGTTTGAAG GAGAACCAGCTGATAATGCTGCCCATTTCGTACAAGCACTTTCTTCGACAGCAGACGTGTTAGACCTCCAGGGTGTATCATATGCCGTCTTTGGTGCTGGGAATCGTGACTGGGTGCACACATATCAGCGCGTTCCGAGACTAGTTGATGAGGTACTCGGCAAGAAGGGCGCGAAACGACTATTGGAGCTTGGCGAAGCTGATGCCAGCGGCGATAGGTTCTCCGAGAGCTTCGATGAATGGGAACAGAAGCTGTGGGGTATACTCTCAAAG GAGTATAACGTAGAGTCGAAGGGGTTGAATGCAGCCGGGATCGACATCAAGTTCCTCGGTACTCCTAATAATCGGGCGGTAACTCTTCGTCAGCCTGACTCGAGACTGGGACTGGTTCTCGAGAATAAATTGCTCACAGCACCAAAAGCGGCTGCCAAACGTCATATCG AATTCGAGTTACCAGAGGGTATGACCTACCGAGCAGGCGATTATCTCGCAAT TCTCCCGCTCAACCCCCCGGAGTATGTCCGGCGAGTACTGTCTCGGTTCAAAGTATCGTCAGAACAACAG ATTGTCATCAATGCAGCTGGGCCAACAACTCTTCCCTCGGGGAAACAGGTCTCGCTTGCGGAGGTACTTGCAG GCTTCATTGAAATTGGACAGCCAGCTACGAAACGCAATATCTCCACCCTGCTCGAGTTCGCCAAAGACCCGTCGGACCGTTCCGCACTGGAGTTGATGCTCTCCGATAGCCCTCGGGTGCAGTCAAAAAGTATGCTTGATTTGCTCGAGAAATATCAAGCTATCGATATGCCTCTTGGCACGTTCATCGCATCGCTCCCTTCAATGCGCCTTCGCCAATACTCTATCTCATCGTCGCCACTTCTTAACCCATCTCGTGTGACGCTGACTGTGAGCGTGGTATCGCATGGCCAATTCTTGGGTGTTGCCTCAAACTTCATCGCCAATCTGAGAAAGGGGGATCGAGTACAGATGGCTGTGCGTACGTCGGCCAAGGCCTTCCATCCCCCAGCAGATCCAAGTGTGCCGATGGTGATGTTCGCTGCTGGATCAGGCATTGCTCCGTTCCGTGGGTTTATCGAGGAACGGGCGGCCCAGGCTCAAGCGGGCAGGAAAGTCGGCAAGTCAGTACTATTCTTTGGATGCCGTAGTCCGGATGAAGATTACCTGTATGGCCAAGCCGAGTTAAAGGAGTGGTCGGAGCTCGGAGTAGTGGATGTACGACCCGCGTTCTCTCGTGCTATGGAGAAATCTGGCGGAAATAAATATGTACAAAA CCGGGTATGGGCCGATCGAAAGATTGTGCGGGAGGCGTTCAACAGTGATGCCAAG TTCTACACATGTGGAGGTAGCAATGTGGCTTCAGGCATACGCGAAGTATGCATTCGTATCATAGCGGAGAACAAGTGTGACGAGAGCGAAGCGGAAGAGTACTTCAAGCAGATACAGAACGAGCGGTATGCGACGGATGTATTTGGCTAG
- a CDS encoding endoribonuclease L-PSP protein — MSELTYVNYQGAGQTNSDECHYSQAVIIGDIVRTSGQGGWDDSGEVKANDAKGQVDLAFENVDKALRAVGLRGWEDVFSVRSYHRDIDTTFPIVVEKFKERIPGHRPTWTCVQVARLAFPAMDIEIEVEAYRGKK, encoded by the coding sequence ATGTCCGAACTTACCTACGTCAATTACCAAGGCGCAGGTCAAACCAACAGTGACGAATGTCATTACTCGCAAGCCGTGATTATTGGTGATATCGTAAGGACCTCGGGTCAAGGCGGCTGGGACGATTCTGGCGAAGTCAAAGCCAACGATGCAAAGGGTCAAGTTGACCTCGCGTTCGAGAACGTTGACAAGGCACTGCGCGCAGTGGGACTGCGCGGCTGGGAGGACGTATTCTCCGTACGGTCTTACCATCGGGATATCGACACGACGTTCCCAATAGTTGTCGAGAAGTTTAAGGAACGTATTCCTGGTCATCGACCCACTTGGACCTGTGTTCAGGTTGCCAGACTCGCGTTCCCGGCGATGGACATTGAGATAGAGGTAGAGGCATATCGCGGCAAGAAGTAA
- a CDS encoding aminotransferase class-V protein — MATAKLDVDKCRAAFPESRMGADYSVSVTSTKRTDEGFASTAKLFNAASPAEITLGNSSTNMPETIARAMEPIIRDNDEFIVSDADHEANTGSWVRLAQCKGLKLHHWVPKPSPGSKNPYAVSLRIEDLVPLLNQNTRLVAFTACSNILGEFVDVESVVKLIDVQKWDADYVFFSYYKVYGPHSAALYTRADSHKQLHSLAHYFLPTNEGSPYKLQPGGPGYERSYAVTAVLEYLYSLSPSGNDLSAAFDSIARHEADIMRPLIEFLLSPEAYNRGVRIVGPESADPQVRAPTISFVVVGDKPVRSPDIVKKFDELGDVGIRYGHFYAHRLFVRLGLDPDDGVVRISLVHYNTVAEAERLVKRLKEILL; from the exons ATGGCGACTGCAAAACTCGATGTTGACAAGTGCCGCGCGGCGTTTCCGGAATCAAGAATGG GCGCGGACTACTCGGTGTCTGTTACATCTACCAAGCGCACCGATGAAGGCTTCGCTTCTACAGCCAAACTGTTCAACGCTGCGTCTCCAGCCGAGATCACGCTGGGCAACTCGTCGACTAATATGCCCGAGACAATCGCCCGAGCCATGGAGCCGATCATCAGGGACAATGACGAATTTATTGTTTCTGATGCGGACCACGAGG CCAACACCGGCTCGTGGGTCCGCCTCGCGCAGTGCAAGGGACTCAAATTACACCACTGGGTACCCAAGCCCTCACCAGGATCAAAAAACCCCTACGCCGTTTCCCTACGCATCGAAGATTTGGTTCCTCTCCTCAACCAGAACACGCGACTCGTTGCCTTTACCGCTTGCTCTAATATCCTCGGAGAGTTTGTCGACGTCGAGAGTGTAGTCAAGCTC ATTGATGTCCAGAAATGGGACGCGGATTATGTGTTTTTCTCATATTACAAG GTCTATGGCCCTCACTCGGCGGCTCTGTACACTCGTGCCGACTCGCACAAGCAACTTCACTCGCTGGCACACTATTTCTTGCCCACGAACGAAGGATCGCCGTATAAGCTTCAACCGGGCGGACCTGGTTACGAGCGCAGCTATGCTGTCACAGCCGTACTAGAGTATCTCTACTCGCTTTCACCATCCGGGAACGACTTGTCTGCCGCATTCGATTCGATCGCACGGCACGAAGCGGATATTATGCGCCCCTTGATCGAATTCTTGTTGTCTCCTGAAGCATACAATCGCGGAGTCAGGATTGTCGGGCCAGAGTCTGCTGATCCTCAAGTCCGTGCGCCGACCATAAGCTTTGTGGTCGTGGGTGACAAGCCAGTGAGGAGCCCTGACATTGTCAAGAAGTTTGATGAATTAGGAGAC GTGGGGATTCGATACGGTCATTTCTATGCACACCGGCTATTCGTACGACTTGGACTTGACCCCGATGATGGGGTGGTTCGGATTTCTCTCGTGCATTATAACACTGTTGCTGAGGCCGAGCGTCTTGTCAAGAGGCTCAAGGAGATTCTCCTGTAA
- a CDS encoding AMP binding enzyme, with protein MFHAEDADVQLPPLSSPPIREKEKQVSGTVSTLSYYFGATVEDLGKDLAMYQDVPDDGTEMTKIIEDRDQRDSESHLPTRRTRLRTAHQLKDSGASHVFVHPALLGTLFKAFEILNVPANDAQKRVVIMSYGTLPIQGTEKFTQLDSLLRAGKLAAEEGSMESSATRLSICVTRLGPPGSPRTTHHNMNTVLTICRPAFPGMIPAMLGILPFYHIYGCVKLVHYPFTVGVPVVISPPFNPDEFCSYIQKYKISGALIVPPVWSSWHHTRQSINTTSPRFVSSFQAPRPSEQNSKPASNNVFTSPTCTLLPLQWAEQKVGSAGELLPNLEARLVTEDGTDAKEGEPGEFWLRGPSVMKGYFNNPTATANAITPDGWFKTGDIAVRDKEGFFTIVDRLKELIKYKGFQVPPADLENVLLTHPDIVDVGVIGVHSEEQATELPRAYVVHRAGYNSFKSQAERDAFGKQVEAWIQTRVAKHKFLRGGVSVIEAIPKSAAGKILRRQLRDLAKKELDVVRPKAKL; from the exons ATGTTTCACGCCGAGGATGCCGACGTCCAATTACCGCCCCTGTCCTCGCCTCCGATTCGAGAAAAGGAAAAACAGGTGTCTGGGACTGTATCGACGCTGTCTTACTACTTTGGGGCGACGGTTGAAGATCTCGGAAAGGACCTGGCGATGTATCAAGACGTGCCGGACGATGGAACGGAGATGACGAAAATCATAGAGGACCGAGAT CAGCGGGACTCCGAATCACACTTGCCAACTCGTCGTACACGCCTCCGAACTGCTCACCAGCTCAAAGATTCCGGAGCGAGCCATGTGTTTGTTCATCCTGCGCTATTGGGAACACTCTTCAAGGCGTTTGAGATACTCAATGTCCCTGCCAACGACGCTCAAAAGCGC GTCGTGATCATGTCGTATGGGACTTTACCGATACAGGGAACTGAAAAGTTTACTCAACTCGACTCGTTACTCCGCGCCGGCAAGCTCGCCGCCGAAGAAGGTTCGATGGAGAGCTCAGCAACGAGACTGTCTATCTGTGTTACTCGTCTGGGACCACCGGGCTCTCCAAGG ACAACACACCATAACATGAATACGGTTCTTACCATTTGCCGGCCTGCCTTTCCGGGTATGATACCCGCCATGCTTGGTATTCTGCCATTTTACCATATCTACGGCTGTGTCAAGTTGGTTCATTATCCT TTCACAGTGGGAGTCCCGGTTGTGATTTCCCCGCCTTTCAACCCAGATGAATTCTGCTCGTACATTCAGAAATACAAAATCTCCGGGGCATTGATTGTCCCTCCTGTCTGGTCGTCCTGGCATCACACCCGGCAGTCGATAAATACGACATCTCCTCGCTTCGTTTCTTCTTTTCAGGCGCCGCGCCCCTCGGAGCAGAACTCCAAGCCCGCGTCCAACAACGTCTTC ACGAGCCCCACGTGCACGCTGCTCCCGTTACAATGGGCCGAGCAAAAAGTCGGGTCTGCGGGAGAGTTGTTGCCTAATCTCGAGGCGCGGTTGGTTACCGAGGACGGAACGGACGCCAAGGAAGGCGAGCCTGGAGAGTTTTGGCTACGAGGACCGAGCGTGATGAA GGGATACTTTAATAATCCTACCGCGACCGCCAACGCGATCACTCCCGACGGGTGGTTCAAAACAGGCGACATTGCGGTCCGCGACAAGGAAGGATTCTTCACGATCGTCGACAGACTCAAGGAGCTTATCAAGTACAAGGGGTTCCAAGTGCCCCCTGCCGATCTGGAGAACGTCCTCTTGACCCATCCCGATATCGTCGATGTCGGTGTGATTGGTGTACATTCCGAGGAACAGGCCACCGAGCTGCCTCG TGCATACGTTGTCCATCGTGCAGGCTACAACTCGTTCAAATCCCAAGCCGAGCGAGACGCATTTGGAAAACAAGTCGAAGCATGGATCCAGACTCGAGTTGCCAAGCACAAGTTTTTGCGCGGCGGGGTCTCGGTGATTGAGGCGATTCCGAAGAGCGCGGCCGGGAAGATCTTGCGTCGGCAGTTGAGGGATTTGGCGAAGAAGGAGCTGGATGTTGTGCGGCCCAAGGCTAAATTGTGA
- a CDS encoding endoribonuclease L-PSP protein gives MSNLQYYSYEGAGRTLSDMNHYSQNVIIGDIVKISGQGGWDTSSKIDPNDPKGQVDLAFDNVDKALRDAGLRGWEDVYAIRTYHCPMHETMDYAVQKLKERIPNHRPILTGIGVAELAFPEMKIEIEVEAYRGGL, from the coding sequence ATGTCAAACCTTCAGTATTACAGCTACGAAGGCGCGGGCCGCACTCTTAGCGACATGAACCACTACTCCCAAAACGTCATCATAGGAGACATTGTCAAGATCTCCGGTCAAGGCGGTTGGGATACTAGCTCGAAGATTGATCCCAATGACCCGAAGGGACAGGTTGACCTCGCGTTTGATAATGTCGACAAGGCTTTGCGCGATGCAGGCTTGCGTGGATGGGAGGACGTGTATGCTATTCGTACATATCACTGTCCGATGCACGAGACAATGGATTATGCGGTGCAGAAGTTGAAGGAGCGTATTCCAAACCACAGACCTATTTTGACAGGCATTGGTGTTGCCGAGCTAGCCTTTCCGGAGATGAAGATCGAGATTGAAGTGGAAGCGTATCGAGGAGGTCTCTGA
- a CDS encoding rhamnogalacturonate lyase, whose protein sequence is MNWKSAIALAFAACTPGVLAAFGVTTGSGYLSVDTGGGLVFRVSTSSGDITSLKYNNIECQDSSKYTHIGSGLGSATVSYKISGNYATITIATSTLTQYYVAVSGQSAIYIGTYTTAEPSVGELRFIARLSKSALPKGGTAIEGSDVYSLNGQTRSKFFSSVQFIKDQVHGVTGNGVGVYMVMPGNAYETSGGGPFFRDINNQGSSQQELYWYMNSGHMVTQSFRTGFFGPYAMVFTSGNAPSASLDTSFFANLGIKGYVAASGRGTVKGTVSGVPSGFTAVVGLDNSAAQYWGTVSGTSYTINGVKPGTYKATLYKKELEVGTGSVTVSAGGTATLNLASTESIKSNIWQIGLPDGTPSGFLNADKIESMHPTDSRMSGWGPVTYTIGSSSPSSFPMAQFVAVNNPTTIKWTATSSQIGARTLRIRTTSSFAGGRPAIKVNNWSSANPAAPTKIDSRGVTRGTWRGYNQLYEYAIPSGTLVAGSNTITISVISGSSGDAFLSPNVVYDSVELY, encoded by the exons ATGAACTGGAAATCGGCTATTGCGCTCGCCTTTGCGGCTTGTACTCCCGGTGTCTTGGCCGCCTTTGGCGTGACCACCGGGTCTGGATACCTTAGTGTCGACACCGGAGGAGGACTCGTCTTTCGGG TGTCAACATCGAGTGGAGATATTACCTCGTTAAAATACAATAATATCGAGTGCCAAGACTCTTCAAAATACACTCATATCGGCTCTGGTCTGGGTTCCGCCACAGTCTCTTACAAGATTTCTGGAAATTATGCGACCATCACGATTGCGACTAGCACTTTG ACACAATATTATGTCGCTGTAAGCGGACAAAGCGCAATTTACATTGGTACCTATACGACGGCTGAACCAAGTGTAGGAGAGCTGCGCTTTATTGCCCGGCTCTCCAAGTCCGCACTTCCCAAAG GCGGTACGGCTATCGAAGGAAGCGATGTATACTCGCTCAATGGCCAAACACGCTCCAAATTCTTTTCCTCGGTTCAATTTATCAAGGATCAAGTTCACGGTGTTACCGGAAATGGTGTCGGTGTCTACATG gtcatgccGGGTAATGCTTATGAAACTTCGGGTGGAGGACCTTTCTTCCGCGATATCAATAACCAAG GATCTTCCCAGCAGGAACTTTACTGGT ATATGAACTCTGGACACATGGTCACCCAGAGCTTCCGAACTGGGTTCTTTGGACCATATGCTATGGTCTTCACCTCGGGCAACGCACCTTCTGCCTCTCTCGATACCTCTTTCTTCGCGAACCTTGGTATCAAGGGATACGTTGCTGCCTCGGGTCGTGGCACTGTTAAGGGCACTGTCTCTGGTGTCCCATCTGGTTTTACCGCAGTTGTTGGTCTAGATAATTCCGCCGCTCAATACTGGGGAACCGTCTCAGGAACCTCTTACACGATCAATGGTGTCAAGCCCGGAACTTATAAGGCAACTTTGTACAAGAAAGAGTTGGAAGTTGGAACTGGATCGGTGACTGTAAGCGCCGGTGGAACTGCAACGCTAAACCTAGCTTCGACGGAGAGCATCAAATCGAATATCTGGCAGATTGGACTGCCGGACGGCACCCCCTCTGGATTTTT GAATGCTGATA AGATTGAATCAATGCACCC GACCGATTCACGTATGAGCGGCTGGGGTCCTGTGACGTATACCATCGGAAGCTCTTCCCCATCCTCATTCCCCATGGCACA ATTTGTTGCAGTTAATAATCCTACGACCATCAAATGGACCGCCACTTCGTCTCAAATTGGCGCCCGTACCTTGCGAATTCGAACAACTTCGTCCTTTGCCGGTGGACGTCCCGCAATCAAGGTTAACAACTGGTCTTCTGCGAATCCCGCGGCGCCTACTAAGATTGATTCCCGGGGTGTGACACGAGGCACGTGGAGAGG ATACAACCAACTTTACG AATACGCTATTCCCTCTGGTACTCTCGTTGCTGGCTCAAATACTATTACGATCTCCGTTATCAGCGGGAGCAGTGGAGATGCATTCCTTTCCCCGAATGTCGTCTATGACTCGGTGGAGCTTTATTAG
- a CDS encoding peptidyl-Lys metalloendopeptidase has translation MKSAVSTVLLSAMAVSAAPGLVLDVAGPSSVVDVNGLTVKATLKNTGDVSLKLLNDPRTILSKARTNTFSISSASGSPKFTGLKVKYVPSKAAALNSETAFTVLAPGQSIEVEHSLAGVYNFTQSGEGAYSFGATNVFNYVDEAGELKAIEASSNSHQFKLAGKLAVPHGYTNSISKRAVTYTGCTSTQQSQIATAASSSNTYVANANSYLARISSGTTRYTTWFGTFSTSRYNTVVSHYKNIGTDATSTNYDCTACKSEPGIDYSSTFAYVNPPSPGKIYLCGAFWSAPNTGTDSRAGTIVHENSHFTVNGGTDDHVYGQSSAKSLAKSNPAQAIDNADNHEYFAENTPALS, from the exons ATGAAGTCTGCCGTTTCCACCGTTCTTCTTTCTGCTATGGCAGTCTCTGCCGCCCCTGGCCTCGTCCTTGACGTTGCTG GCCCTTCCTCGGTTGTTGATGTTAATGGTCTTACCGTCAAGGCGACCCTGAAGAACACTGGCGACGTTAGTCTTAAG TTGCTGAATGATCCTCGTACCATTCTCTCCAAGGCCAGGACCAATACTTTCAGCATCTCCTCTGCATCTGGAAGCCCCAAATTCACTGGCCTCAAAGTCAAGTACGTTCCGTCCAAGGCCGCCGCCCTGAACTCGGAGACCGCCTTCACGGTTTTGGCTCCTGGCCAAAGCATCGAGGTTGAACACAGCTTGGCTGGCGTTTACAACTTCACCCAATCTGGCGAGGGTGCATACAGC TTCGGCGCTACCAACGTCTTCAACTACGTTGACGAAGCTGgggagctcaaggccatCGAGGCTTCGTCCAACTCTCACCAGTTCAAGCTCGCTGGGAAGCTCGCAGTCCCCCACGGTTATACCAACAGCATCTCCAAGCGTGCTGTGACCTACACCGGCTGCACTTCCACTCAGCAATCCCAGATTGCTACTGCTGCAAG CTCGTCCAACACCTATGTGGCCAACGCCAACTCTTACCTCGCTCGCATCTCCTCTGGAACCACGCGCTACACGACCTGGTTCGGTACCTTCTCTACCTCTCGCTACAACACTGTCGTATCCCACTACAAGAACATCGGAACTGATGCGACAAGTACCAACTACGACTGCACTGCCTGCAAGTCTGAGCCCGGCATCGACTACTCTAGCACATTCGCCTATGTCAACCCGCCTTCGCCCGGCAAGATCTATCTCTGCGGTGCTTTCTGGTCCGCACCCAA CACTGGTACTGATTCTCGCGCTGGAACCATTGTCCACGAGAACTCTCACTTTACTGTCAACGGCGGAACCGACGACCATGTTTACGGCCAGAGTTCCGCCAAATCTTTAGCCAAGTCGAACCCGGCTCAGGCGATCGATAATGCGGATAACCACGAGTACTT CGCCGAGAATACCCCTGCTCTTTCGTAA